A genomic segment from Streptomyces sp. NBC_00459 encodes:
- a CDS encoding ABC transporter substrate-binding protein, translated as MSNARAIHLSRRGMLAAGGALGLGAVLAACGDEDAKSGGSDADASKAAAAPAGPWTFKDDRGQTAKADKVPSSIVAFTGVAAALHDYGVEVKGVFGPTTTKDGKADVQAGDLDVTKVTVLGNEWGQFNIEKYAALAPDLLVTTMFDSAGTLWYVPEESKEKILAVGAPTVGISVFDIQLDQPLQRMLELAKTLGADTASAKVTAAKKAFEDAAVRLRAATKAKPNIKVLVGSASQDIFYVSGSNLSVDLEYFKALGVNFVEPSADALKASGGWYENLSWENVDKYKADVIMMDNRTSAIQPGDITEATWKQLPAVKAGQVIARNPEPILSYDKCVPLLTSLAEAIENAKKVS; from the coding sequence ATGTCCAACGCCCGTGCCATCCACCTCTCCCGCCGCGGCATGCTCGCCGCAGGCGGCGCCCTCGGCCTCGGGGCCGTCCTCGCCGCCTGTGGGGACGAAGACGCGAAAAGCGGTGGCTCGGACGCGGACGCGTCGAAGGCCGCCGCCGCTCCCGCCGGGCCCTGGACGTTCAAGGACGACCGCGGCCAGACCGCCAAGGCCGACAAGGTGCCCTCCAGCATCGTCGCCTTCACCGGTGTCGCCGCCGCGCTCCACGACTACGGTGTCGAGGTCAAGGGCGTCTTCGGCCCGACGACGACCAAGGACGGCAAGGCGGACGTCCAGGCCGGTGACCTGGACGTCACCAAGGTGACCGTCCTCGGCAACGAGTGGGGCCAGTTCAACATCGAGAAGTACGCGGCCCTAGCCCCGGACCTCCTCGTCACCACGATGTTCGACAGCGCCGGCACCCTCTGGTACGTCCCGGAGGAGTCCAAGGAGAAGATCCTCGCCGTCGGCGCCCCGACCGTCGGCATCTCCGTGTTCGACATCCAGCTGGACCAGCCGCTGCAGCGCATGCTGGAGCTGGCCAAGACCCTCGGCGCGGACACCGCCTCCGCCAAGGTGACCGCCGCGAAGAAGGCCTTCGAGGACGCCGCCGTCCGACTGCGCGCGGCCACCAAGGCCAAGCCGAACATCAAGGTGCTGGTGGGTTCCGCGAGCCAGGACATCTTCTACGTCTCCGGCTCCAACCTCTCCGTCGACCTGGAGTACTTCAAGGCCCTCGGCGTGAACTTCGTCGAGCCCTCCGCCGACGCGCTGAAGGCGAGCGGCGGCTGGTACGAGAACCTGAGCTGGGAGAACGTCGACAAGTACAAGGCCGACGTGATCATGATGGACAACCGTACGTCGGCGATCCAGCCCGGCGACATCACCGAGGCGACCTGGAAGCAGTTGCCCGCGGTGAAGGCGGGGCAGGTCATCGCCCGTAATCCCGAGCCGATTCTGTCGTACGACAAGTGCGTGCCGCTTCTCACGAGCCTTGCGGAGGCCATCGAGAACGCGAAGAAGGTCAGCTGA
- a CDS encoding acyl-CoA dehydrogenase family protein, protein MDHKLSPELEELRRTVEQFAHDVVAPKIGDFYERHEFPYEIVREMGRMGLFGLPFSEEYGGMGGDYLALGIALEELARVDSSVAITLEAGVSLGAMPIHLFGTEEQKREWLPRLCAGEILGAFGLTEPDGGSDAGATRTTARLDPATDEWVINGTKCFITNSGTDITGFVTVTAVTGRKADGRPLISAILVPSGTPGFTVAAPYSKVGWNASDTRELSFADVRVPAANLVGEEGRGYAQFLRILDEGRIAIAALATGLAQGCVDESVKYAKERHAFGRPIGSNQAIQFKIADMEMKAHTSRLSWRDAASRLVSGEPFKKEAALAKLYSSTIAVDNARDATQIHGGYGFMNEYPVARMWRDSKILEIGEGTSEVQRMLIARELGLGMEMGMAG, encoded by the coding sequence ATGGACCACAAGCTCTCCCCCGAACTGGAAGAACTCCGCCGTACGGTCGAGCAGTTCGCGCACGACGTCGTGGCCCCGAAGATCGGCGACTTCTACGAGCGGCACGAGTTCCCGTACGAGATCGTCCGCGAGATGGGCAGGATGGGCCTGTTCGGACTGCCGTTCTCCGAGGAGTACGGCGGTATGGGCGGCGACTATCTGGCGCTGGGCATCGCACTTGAGGAGTTGGCGCGGGTCGACTCGTCGGTGGCGATCACGCTGGAGGCGGGTGTCTCACTGGGCGCGATGCCCATCCATCTCTTCGGCACGGAGGAGCAGAAGCGGGAGTGGCTTCCGCGGCTGTGCGCCGGCGAGATCCTGGGCGCGTTCGGCCTGACGGAACCGGACGGCGGCTCGGACGCGGGCGCGACGCGAACGACGGCCCGGCTGGACCCCGCCACCGATGAATGGGTGATCAACGGGACGAAGTGCTTCATCACCAACTCGGGTACGGACATCACGGGCTTCGTGACGGTGACGGCCGTGACGGGCCGCAAGGCGGACGGCAGGCCGCTCATCTCCGCGATCCTCGTCCCGTCCGGGACGCCGGGCTTCACGGTCGCGGCACCGTACTCGAAGGTCGGCTGGAACGCCTCGGACACCCGGGAGTTGTCCTTCGCGGACGTACGGGTCCCGGCCGCGAACCTGGTCGGCGAGGAGGGGCGCGGCTACGCCCAGTTCCTCCGCATCCTCGACGAGGGGCGCATCGCGATCGCCGCGCTGGCGACCGGACTTGCCCAGGGCTGCGTGGACGAGTCGGTGAAGTACGCGAAGGAACGGCACGCGTTCGGGCGTCCGATCGGATCGAACCAGGCGATCCAGTTCAAGATCGCGGACATGGAGATGAAGGCCCACACGTCCCGCCTGTCCTGGCGGGACGCGGCCTCCCGCCTCGTGTCGGGCGAGCCCTTCAAGAAGGAAGCTGCCCTGGCCAAGCTGTACTCCTCCACGATCGCGGTGGACAACGCCCGCGACGCGACCCAGATCCACGGCGGCTACGGCTTCATGAACGAGTACCCGGTGGCCCGGATGTGGCGCGACTCGAAGATCCTGGAGATCGGGGAGGGCACGAGCGAGGTGCAACGGATGCTCATCGCGAGGGAGTTGGGGCTGGGGATGGAGATGGGGATGGCGGGCTGA
- a CDS encoding SCO4225 family membrane protein has translation MNGNRRPRTLLVLATDNWLSRAYLAVVVAATGFFLVDTFFVFHADASMSGVVPWVLTAPLSLLYTLLPEGTLNGTGDGAFLALYLVGIAAAALANAAFMGYALRKIWPASGGAAAGA, from the coding sequence ATGAACGGCAACCGCCGCCCCCGCACCCTGCTCGTTCTGGCCACGGACAACTGGCTCTCCCGCGCCTACCTGGCCGTGGTCGTCGCCGCGACGGGCTTCTTCCTCGTCGACACCTTCTTCGTCTTCCACGCCGACGCCTCCATGTCGGGCGTGGTGCCGTGGGTCCTGACCGCTCCGCTGAGCCTCCTCTACACACTCCTCCCCGAGGGCACGCTGAACGGCACGGGCGACGGAGCGTTCCTGGCCCTCTACCTCGTGGGCATCGCGGCGGCGGCTCTGGCCAACGCGGCGTTCATGGGGTACGCGCTGCGAAAGATCTGGCCGGCTTCGGGGGGTGCGGCTGCTGGGGCGTGA
- a CDS encoding polyprenyl synthetase family protein, with the protein MDGVAAVVRGDAALLEDDLAEFLGSLTAPGAVAPQSVYESALRRSLYEPVADAVGSKVGQEALPPTAGAPGGDRAPLRPSMVYWAYRNYRGFPHETGSEALSADMAVIRRAAVAVRVMLKAFVAIDDIQDGSDVRYGEPALHVTHGVPLALNTGSWLIAAVLRHAADPAVVESLARAVESGFTGQAVDLSTRTAETRAELLAAPLEERVAYWESLAALKTGTLFRMPLDSALAGLRVVDDEQYVLDAAMRQLGLASQLFNDLTDFVPEFGGGRIHEDYDGLSNRVFLELLDPESSQLSLSGEALKSYVLGHPKLEPTLLALAAEAVRLKRDAKESVYRVCRSDRSAAYFDLTIERKGHLIDRLLETLQQRSGA; encoded by the coding sequence TTGGACGGGGTTGCGGCGGTGGTGCGGGGCGATGCGGCTCTGCTGGAGGACGACCTGGCCGAGTTTCTCGGCTCGTTGACCGCTCCTGGTGCGGTTGCCCCGCAGTCCGTGTACGAGTCCGCGCTGAGGCGCTCCCTCTACGAGCCCGTCGCCGACGCCGTCGGGTCGAAGGTGGGTCAGGAAGCGCTGCCCCCGACCGCCGGGGCGCCCGGTGGCGACCGGGCCCCGCTGCGGCCGTCGATGGTGTACTGGGCCTACCGCAACTACCGGGGGTTCCCCCACGAGACCGGGAGCGAGGCGCTCTCGGCGGACATGGCCGTGATCCGGCGGGCCGCAGTGGCCGTACGGGTCATGCTGAAAGCTTTCGTCGCGATCGACGACATCCAGGACGGCAGCGACGTCCGCTACGGCGAACCCGCGCTCCACGTCACCCACGGCGTGCCCCTCGCGCTCAACACCGGTTCCTGGCTGATCGCGGCCGTCCTGCGCCACGCGGCCGACCCCGCTGTCGTGGAAAGCCTCGCGCGAGCCGTCGAGAGCGGCTTCACCGGGCAGGCCGTCGACCTGTCCACGCGTACGGCCGAGACCCGCGCCGAGTTGCTGGCCGCGCCCCTCGAAGAGCGCGTGGCCTACTGGGAGTCGCTGGCCGCCCTCAAGACCGGCACACTCTTCCGGATGCCGCTCGACTCGGCGCTCGCAGGACTGCGTGTCGTCGACGACGAGCAGTACGTCCTGGACGCCGCCATGCGCCAACTCGGCCTGGCCAGCCAGCTGTTCAACGACCTCACCGACTTCGTCCCCGAGTTCGGCGGCGGCAGGATCCACGAGGACTACGACGGGCTCAGCAACCGTGTCTTCCTCGAACTGCTCGACCCGGAGTCGTCCCAGCTGTCACTCTCCGGGGAGGCGCTCAAGTCGTACGTCCTCGGGCATCCGAAACTTGAGCCCACCCTCCTCGCGCTCGCCGCCGAAGCCGTCCGGCTGAAGCGCGATGCCAAGGAGAGCGTGTACCGGGTGTGCCGGTCCGACCGCAGCGCCGCCTACTTCGACCTCACCATCGAACGCAAGGGTCACCTCATCGACCGTCTCCTTGAGACGCTCCAGCAGCGGAGCGGCGCGTGA
- a CDS encoding Imm10 family immunity protein, with product MAEIDPENDVMRAGIAEDEAGEGFFLLFTSNIGEPSRQNKSLGLDSHCIVTQAQGTAYGCVRAIALSGRRLTMSLDPASLDDLGLEDPEIEAELDVPDEDIERMREVLAQVLAFGRADAHPRRVDL from the coding sequence GTGGCAGAGATCGACCCCGAAAATGACGTGATGCGGGCGGGCATTGCCGAGGACGAGGCCGGTGAGGGGTTCTTTCTCCTGTTCACGAGCAACATCGGCGAGCCGTCCCGTCAGAACAAGTCGCTCGGGCTCGACAGCCACTGCATCGTGACGCAAGCCCAGGGAACGGCCTATGGCTGCGTCCGGGCGATCGCGTTGTCGGGCAGACGGCTCACGATGTCACTGGATCCCGCCTCGCTGGACGATCTGGGGCTGGAAGACCCCGAGATCGAGGCAGAACTCGACGTGCCGGACGAGGACATCGAGCGGATGCGGGAGGTACTCGCGCAAGTGCTGGCGTTCGGACGGGCAGACGCCCACCCTCGGCGCGTCGACCTGTAG
- a CDS encoding carboxyl transferase domain-containing protein, whose amino-acid sequence MQEAPELHSAADPASEAWRTNEAAHRALVGELHDKLAAARLGGGEKARQRHTARGKLLPRERVDRLLDPGSPFLEIAPLAADGMYEGQAPAAGVIAGIGRVSGRECVIVANDATVKGGTYYPMTVKKHLRAQEIALDNRLPCVYLVDSGGAFLPMQDEVFPDRDHFGRIFFNQARMSGAGIPQIAAVLGSCTAGGAYVPAMSDEAVIVRNQGTIFLGGPPLVKAATGEVVTAEELGGGDVHARVSGVTDHLAEDDAHALRIVRNIAATLPARGPLPWDVQPSVEPKVDPHGLYGAVPVDSRTPYDVREIIARVVDGSRFSEFKAEFGQTLVTGFARIHGHPVGIIGNNGILFSESAQKGAHFIELCDQRGIPLLFLQNISGFMVGRDYEAGGIAKHGAKMVTAVACTRVPKLTVVVGGSYGAGNYSMCGRAYSPRFLWMWPGAKISVMGGEQAASVLATVKRDQLEGRGESWPAADEDAFKDPIRAQYERQGNAYYATARLWDDGVIDPLETRQVLGLALTACANAPLGEPQFGVFRM is encoded by the coding sequence ATGCAGGAGGCACCGGAGCTCCACAGCGCGGCGGACCCCGCGTCGGAGGCCTGGCGGACCAACGAGGCGGCCCATCGCGCGCTGGTCGGGGAACTGCACGACAAGCTGGCCGCGGCTCGGCTGGGCGGGGGCGAGAAGGCCCGGCAGAGGCACACCGCGCGCGGGAAGCTGCTTCCCCGGGAGCGCGTCGACCGGCTCCTCGACCCCGGGTCGCCCTTCCTGGAGATCGCCCCCCTCGCCGCCGACGGGATGTACGAGGGGCAGGCGCCGGCCGCCGGTGTCATCGCCGGGATCGGGCGGGTCAGCGGGCGTGAGTGCGTGATCGTCGCCAACGACGCCACCGTCAAGGGCGGCACGTACTACCCGATGACCGTCAAGAAGCATCTGCGCGCACAGGAGATCGCCCTCGACAACCGGCTTCCGTGCGTCTACCTGGTGGACTCCGGGGGCGCCTTCCTGCCCATGCAGGACGAGGTCTTCCCCGACCGTGACCACTTCGGGCGGATCTTCTTCAACCAGGCGCGGATGTCCGGCGCCGGGATCCCGCAGATCGCCGCCGTGCTCGGATCGTGCACCGCGGGCGGCGCCTACGTCCCGGCCATGAGCGACGAGGCCGTCATCGTCCGCAACCAGGGGACCATCTTCCTGGGCGGCCCCCCGCTGGTGAAGGCCGCCACGGGTGAGGTCGTGACCGCCGAGGAACTGGGCGGAGGGGACGTCCACGCGCGCGTGTCGGGCGTCACCGACCACCTCGCCGAGGACGACGCGCACGCCCTGCGCATCGTCCGCAACATCGCCGCCACCCTCCCCGCGCGCGGGCCGCTGCCCTGGGACGTCCAGCCCTCCGTCGAGCCCAAGGTCGACCCCCACGGGCTCTACGGCGCGGTACCCGTCGACTCCCGCACCCCCTATGACGTACGGGAGATCATCGCGCGCGTGGTCGACGGCTCCCGGTTCTCGGAGTTCAAGGCCGAGTTCGGGCAGACCCTGGTCACCGGCTTCGCCCGCATCCACGGCCACCCGGTCGGGATCATCGGCAACAACGGCATCCTGTTCTCCGAATCCGCCCAGAAGGGCGCCCACTTCATCGAACTCTGCGACCAGCGCGGCATCCCTCTCCTGTTCCTCCAGAACATCTCCGGCTTCATGGTGGGCCGGGACTACGAGGCGGGTGGCATCGCCAAGCACGGCGCCAAGATGGTCACGGCCGTGGCCTGCACGCGCGTGCCCAAGCTGACGGTCGTGGTCGGCGGGTCCTACGGCGCGGGGAACTACTCGATGTGCGGCCGGGCGTATTCGCCGCGGTTCCTGTGGATGTGGCCCGGCGCCAAGATCTCGGTCATGGGCGGCGAGCAGGCGGCCTCCGTCCTCGCGACCGTCAAGCGGGACCAGCTTGAGGGGCGTGGGGAGTCCTGGCCGGCGGCGGACGAGGACGCCTTCAAGGACCCGATCCGCGCGCAGTACGAGCGCCAGGGCAACGCCTACTACGCGACCGCCCGACTCTGGGACGACGGGGTCATCGACCCCCTCGAAACCCGCCAGGTCCTCGGTCTCGCGCTCACCGCCTGCGCCAACGCGCCACTGGGCGAACCCCAGTTCGGCGTCTTCCGGATGTGA
- a CDS encoding biliverdin-producing heme oxygenase translates to MTAAPIPASVPATVVERLRTGTRDWHDALEATPFASAMIAGTLPVERFVGQLAAYRVVLAALEDELSRVRDSSTDPVWSADLGKLPFIERDLAYFASLGTVPGPWAVEEGEAFAAEIRQRAEESDLPALLGFLYVMEGSTLGALFLHPYVTAAYRLPGTDGVAYYTSGDRDRWARLTARMDKALPDPEVQEQVVEAARVAYRHTAAITGALSVGLLSPPSPSPSPAPTPSR, encoded by the coding sequence GTGACGGCCGCCCCGATCCCGGCATCGGTCCCGGCCACGGTGGTTGAGCGGTTGCGTACGGGCACCCGTGACTGGCACGACGCCCTGGAGGCGACCCCCTTCGCGAGCGCGATGATCGCCGGGACGCTTCCCGTAGAGCGGTTTGTCGGCCAACTCGCCGCCTATCGGGTGGTGTTGGCGGCACTCGAAGATGAACTCTCGCGCGTAAGGGACTCCTCCACCGACCCGGTGTGGTCTGCGGACCTCGGCAAACTCCCCTTCATCGAGCGCGACTTGGCCTACTTCGCGAGCCTCGGCACCGTGCCCGGCCCGTGGGCGGTCGAGGAAGGGGAAGCGTTCGCCGCGGAGATACGGCAGCGGGCCGAGGAGTCCGACCTTCCGGCCCTCCTCGGGTTCCTCTACGTCATGGAGGGCTCGACGCTCGGCGCCCTCTTCCTGCACCCGTACGTCACCGCCGCCTACCGGCTGCCCGGCACGGACGGGGTCGCCTACTACACCAGCGGCGACCGCGACCGCTGGGCCCGCCTCACCGCCCGGATGGACAAGGCCCTCCCCGACCCCGAAGTACAGGAACAGGTCGTCGAGGCGGCCCGCGTCGCCTACCGGCACACCGCCGCGATCACGGGAGCCCTGTCCGTGGGCCTCCTCAGCCCGCCATCCCCATCTCCATCCCCAGCCCCAACTCCCTCGCGATGA
- a CDS encoding acetyl/propionyl/methylcrotonyl-CoA carboxylase subunit alpha: MFDTVLVANRGEIAVRVIRTLRSLGVRSVAVYSDADADARHVREADTAVRIGPAAAAESYLSVPRILEAAARTGAQAVHPGYGFLAENASFARACTEAGLAFIGPPADAISLMGDKIRAKETVRAAGVPVVPGSSGSGLTDAELAHAAREIGMPVLLKPSAGGGGKGMRLVRDEADLAEEIAAARREARASFGDDTLLVERWVDRPRHIEIQVLADAHGNVVHLGERECSLQRRHQKLIEEAPSVLLDERTRAAMGEAAVQAARSCGYEGAGTVEFIVPGGDPSSYYFMEMNTRLQVEHPVTELVTGLDLVEWQLRVAAGEPLGFGQEDVRLTGHAVEARICAETVSVRAGARGFLPSGGTVLALREPSGDGVRTDSGLTEGTEVGSLYDPMLSKVIAYGPDRPTALRKLRAALAETVTLGVPTNAGFLRRLLAHPAVVAGELDTGLVEREVDSLVPDGVPEEVYEAAAAVRLEALRPRAEAEGGWTDPFSVPSGWRLGGTPKPLPFDLRVTGLDPVTHFLQGTHTVTDDQVSVVVDGVRHTFHRADDWLGRDGDAWQVRDHDPVAASLTGAGSGGAGSLTAPMPGTVTVVKVAVGDEVAAGQSLLVVEAMKMEHVIAAPHAGTVAELDVTPGTTVAMDQVLAVIAPLEKDTEATG; this comes from the coding sequence ATGTTCGACACAGTCCTTGTGGCCAACCGGGGCGAGATCGCCGTACGTGTCATCCGTACGCTGCGCTCCCTCGGTGTGCGCTCGGTCGCCGTGTACTCCGACGCCGACGCGGACGCCAGGCACGTCCGGGAGGCCGACACGGCGGTACGGATCGGACCGGCGGCAGCGGCGGAGAGCTATCTGTCCGTCCCCCGCATCCTCGAAGCCGCCGCCCGCACGGGCGCGCAGGCGGTGCACCCCGGGTACGGCTTCCTCGCCGAGAACGCGTCCTTCGCGCGCGCGTGCACCGAGGCGGGGCTGGCGTTCATCGGCCCCCCGGCGGACGCGATCTCCCTCATGGGCGACAAGATCCGCGCCAAGGAGACGGTCCGCGCGGCCGGTGTCCCGGTGGTCCCCGGGTCGAGCGGCAGCGGGCTCACCGACGCGGAACTGGCCCACGCGGCACGGGAGATCGGCATGCCGGTGCTGCTCAAGCCGAGCGCGGGCGGGGGCGGCAAGGGCATGCGGCTGGTGCGGGACGAGGCCGATCTGGCGGAGGAGATCGCCGCCGCGCGGCGCGAGGCCCGCGCCTCCTTCGGCGACGACACACTCCTCGTCGAACGGTGGGTCGACCGGCCTCGGCACATCGAGATCCAGGTCCTGGCCGACGCCCACGGCAACGTCGTACACCTGGGCGAGCGCGAGTGTTCGCTCCAGCGGCGCCACCAGAAGCTCATCGAGGAGGCGCCCAGCGTGCTCCTCGACGAGCGGACCCGGGCCGCGATGGGCGAGGCGGCGGTCCAGGCGGCACGCTCCTGCGGCTACGAGGGCGCTGGCACTGTCGAGTTCATCGTCCCGGGCGGCGACCCGTCCTCGTACTACTTCATGGAGATGAACACCCGCCTCCAGGTGGAGCACCCGGTGACGGAGCTGGTCACCGGCCTCGACCTGGTGGAGTGGCAGCTGCGGGTGGCGGCGGGCGAGCCGCTCGGCTTCGGCCAGGAGGACGTGCGGCTGACCGGGCACGCGGTCGAGGCCCGTATCTGCGCGGAGACGGTGTCCGTGCGGGCGGGTGCGCGCGGGTTCCTGCCGTCCGGCGGCACGGTGCTCGCCCTGCGCGAGCCCTCCGGTGACGGCGTACGCACCGACTCGGGGCTGACCGAGGGCACGGAGGTCGGTTCGCTGTACGACCCGATGCTGTCCAAGGTGATCGCGTACGGCCCGGACCGCCCGACCGCGCTCAGGAAGCTCCGGGCGGCCCTCGCGGAGACGGTCACGCTGGGCGTGCCGACCAACGCGGGGTTCCTGCGTCGGCTGCTGGCCCATCCGGCAGTCGTGGCGGGCGAGTTGGACACAGGACTGGTGGAACGCGAGGTCGACTCCCTCGTACCCGACGGGGTGCCGGAGGAGGTCTACGAGGCGGCGGCGGCCGTACGGCTGGAGGCGCTGCGGCCGAGGGCCGAGGCGGAGGGCGGCTGGACGGATCCCTTCTCCGTGCCCAGCGGTTGGCGGCTGGGAGGCACACCGAAGCCACTGCCCTTCGACCTACGGGTGACGGGACTCGACCCCGTCACCCACTTCCTCCAGGGCACGCACACGGTCACCGACGACCAGGTGTCCGTGGTCGTCGACGGCGTCCGCCACACCTTCCACCGCGCCGACGACTGGCTGGGCCGCGACGGCGACGCCTGGCAGGTGCGCGACCACGACCCGGTGGCGGCCTCCCTCACCGGCGCCGGCTCGGGGGGCGCCGGTTCCCTCACCGCGCCGATGCCCGGCACGGTGACCGTGGTGAAGGTGGCCGTCGGCGACGAAGTGGCCGCCGGTCAGAGCCTGTTGGTGGTCGAGGCGATGAAGATGGAGCACGTCATCGCCGCCCCGCACGCGGGCACGGTCGCCGAGCTGGACGTCACCCCGGGGACGACGGTCGCCATGGACCAGGTGCTCGCCGTGATCGCACCGCTCGAGAAGGACACGGAGGCGACGGGATGA
- a CDS encoding siderophore-interacting protein, translating into MTTTVAAVPFRFFALHVVRTARLGPSLVRVTFAGDDLAAFRSDGLDQSLSLFLPHPGQDAPAVPVELGDGWWQGWRELPDDVRAVMRSYTLRALRADAHGRTTEIDIDFVLHGVEPGALAPAGPASLWASRAGASDRVLLLGPAIADNRAIRFRPPTGTDLVVIWADETAVPAASAILEQLPAGTRAQVWLEAGHAGDIQDLETAADAEITWLVRGATTATATGATTGAVVGTGTGTAAPTALEAVRGAQLPSAERPYAWIAGESSAVKELRRHLVGERGIDRRAVTFVGYWRRGLSEEQLREQSE; encoded by the coding sequence ATGACAACCACCGTGGCCGCCGTTCCCTTCCGGTTCTTCGCCCTCCACGTCGTGCGGACCGCGCGGCTCGGGCCCTCGCTCGTGCGTGTCACCTTCGCCGGGGACGATCTGGCCGCCTTCCGCTCCGACGGGCTCGACCAGAGCCTCTCCCTCTTCCTCCCCCATCCGGGGCAGGACGCCCCCGCCGTGCCCGTCGAGCTGGGCGACGGATGGTGGCAGGGATGGCGTGAACTCCCGGACGACGTACGGGCGGTGATGCGCTCGTACACGCTCCGCGCGCTGCGCGCCGACGCCCACGGCCGTACGACGGAGATCGACATCGACTTCGTCCTGCACGGTGTCGAGCCGGGTGCCCTCGCCCCCGCCGGGCCAGCCTCCCTGTGGGCCTCCCGCGCCGGTGCCAGTGATCGTGTCCTTCTGCTCGGACCGGCGATCGCCGACAACCGCGCGATCCGCTTCCGCCCGCCGACCGGCACCGACCTCGTCGTCATCTGGGCCGACGAGACCGCCGTACCGGCCGCCTCCGCGATCCTCGAACAGCTCCCCGCCGGCACCCGGGCCCAGGTCTGGCTGGAGGCCGGGCACGCCGGTGACATCCAGGACCTGGAGACCGCCGCCGACGCGGAGATCACATGGCTCGTGCGCGGCGCGACCACAGCCACGGCCACGGGCGCAACCACAGGCGCAGTCGTCGGCACCGGCACCGGAACCGCCGCGCCCACCGCTCTGGAAGCCGTCCGGGGCGCCCAACTCCCCTCCGCCGAGCGGCCGTACGCCTGGATCGCGGGTGAGTCGTCCGCCGTGAAGGAGCTGCGTCGGCATCTCGTGGGTGAGCGCGGGATCGACCGCCGAGCCGTCACCTTCGTCGGCTACTGGCGGCGCGGGCTCAGCGAGGAGCAGCTGCGCGAGCAGTCCGAATGA
- a CDS encoding hydroxymethylglutaryl-CoA lyase — protein sequence MTVQGLPMAVPAANLPARVRIHEVGARDGLQNEKTTVPTAVKAEFIRRLAAAGLTTIEATSFVHPKWVPQLADAEALFPQVSDLPVRLPVLVPNERGLDRALALGARQVAVFASATESFAKANLNRTVDEALAMFEPVVSRAKAADASVRGYLSMCFGDPWEGPVPVGQVVRVCRALLDMGCDELSLGDTIGVATPGHVRRLLTELNETDVPTSTLAVHFHDTYGQALANTYAALEHGVTTVDASAGGLGGCPFAKSATGNLATEDLVWMLQGLGIETGVDLGSLVATSTWMADQLGRPSPSRTVRALSHKDSAESTEPTEPTESQEQ from the coding sequence ATGACGGTTCAAGGGCTGCCGATGGCCGTACCGGCGGCGAATCTGCCCGCGCGGGTGCGGATCCACGAGGTCGGCGCGCGGGACGGCCTCCAGAACGAGAAGACGACCGTCCCGACGGCGGTGAAGGCGGAGTTCATCCGCCGACTGGCCGCCGCCGGCCTCACGACGATCGAGGCGACCAGCTTCGTCCACCCCAAGTGGGTGCCCCAACTCGCGGACGCCGAGGCCCTGTTCCCCCAGGTCAGCGATCTTCCCGTACGACTGCCGGTGCTGGTGCCGAACGAGCGCGGCCTGGACCGCGCCCTGGCGCTCGGCGCACGGCAGGTCGCCGTCTTCGCCAGCGCGACCGAGTCGTTCGCCAAGGCCAACCTCAACCGGACGGTCGACGAGGCCCTGGCGATGTTCGAGCCGGTGGTGTCCCGGGCGAAGGCGGCAGACGCTTCGGTCCGCGGGTATCTCTCCATGTGCTTCGGCGACCCGTGGGAGGGCCCGGTCCCGGTCGGGCAGGTCGTCCGGGTGTGCAGGGCGCTACTGGACATGGGCTGCGACGAGTTGAGCCTGGGCGACACGATCGGCGTCGCGACACCGGGTCATGTGCGGCGCCTGCTCACGGAGTTGAACGAGACGGACGTACCGACGTCGACGCTCGCCGTGCACTTCCACGACACCTACGGCCAGGCACTGGCCAACACGTACGCGGCGCTGGAGCACGGCGTCACGACGGTCGACGCGTCGGCGGGCGGCCTCGGCGGCTGCCCGTTCGCCAAGTCCGCGACCGGCAACCTGGCCACCGAGGATCTGGTGTGGATGCTCCAGGGCCTCGGCATCGAGACCGGGGTCGACCTCGGCAGCCTCGTCGCCACCAGCACGTGGATGGCCGACCAGTTGGGCCGGCCGAGCCCGTCCCGCACCGTACGAGCCCTGTCCCACAAGGATTCCGCGGAATCCACGGAACCTACGGAACCCACGGAATCCCAGGAGCAGTGA